CGGCATCGAAGCCTGCGCTTCCCGTTTTGAAATGTATAATATCCAGGCGCCGGACGAGTACATTCGCCTGTTCGCCGACAACCTGCTCCGCTGTGCGCAGCAGATCAAGAAGGCGATTTACCTGCTGACCGAGAAGAAGCTGCTGGCGATCCGCGAGCCGGCCATTCATATCAACGAGCTGGAGAACCAGGCGGACGACCTGCTCCGCGTCTGCATTACCAGCCTGTTTGCCAATGTGGTCGATCCGATCGAGCTGGTCAAACGAAAAGAAATTTACGAGCGTCTCGAGCAGACGACCGACTACTGCGAAGACGTC
This genomic window from Paenibacillus humicola contains:
- a CDS encoding DUF47 domain-containing protein; its protein translation is MFKKKDVFFTTLEAMADTILEAVGYFEQNVSNLEDLTAFAKTMKEYENKADRHVHTILTELNKTFITPIEREDIMALTTSLDDVLDGIEACASRFEMYNIQAPDEYIRLFADNLLRCAQQIKKAIYLLTEKKLLAIREPAIHINELENQADDLLRVCITSLFANVVDPIELVKRKEIYERLEQTTDYCEDVANTLETIIMRNS